The sequence CTTGAAAGGAGATTTCCCCCGCGACGCCCTGCCCTTGCAGCAGTACAAACTGGTAAGACCCCGAGTGGTCAATCACTCCTCCTTCCACGCCATGGGAGCCCTGTGCTATTTCAACCGAGGCGACAGCCCTTGTCACCCGTCCTCCGGTGTCAACATCCACCCGGTGGCTTCTTATTTCCTCAGCTCTCCCTTGCACCCGCAGCCCAAGGCGTACCTGGCGGAGCGGAACAAGCTGGTGCTGCCGGCCGCCGACAAGTTCCCGGCGGGGGCAGCCTTCAAGGACCTGTCGCAGGCTCAGCTGCAGCATTACATGAAGGAGAGCGCTCAGATCCTCTCGGAGAAAATCGCCTACAAGACCTCGGACTTCAGCCGCGGCTCCCCGAGCAGCAAGCCCAAAGTTTTCACCTGCGAAGTTTGTGGAAAGGCAAGTAGCGAccctgtcccccccctccccggctcctCCTTTCGGTCCTTTTGCTGGCTCGGTTGGTTTGCAAACGATGGCTTTCAGCTCGGGCTCTAACcgcaattttatttattttgttttgttttgtttttgtctgctttGACTTTCAAGGTATTTAACGCACATTATAACTTAACTCGCCACATGCCGGTGCACACGGGAGCCAGACCCTTTGTTTGCAAAGTTTGCGGGAAGGGCTTCAGGCAGGCGAGCACGCTGTGCCGGCACAAGATCATCCACACCCAGGTGAacatcccccctccccgcatCCCGAATCGGGCCCCGTCACTTTTTGGGGGGAGCTCGGCGGCGCCCGACCCTTCCGCAACCGCAGAGCCCGGCCGGGGTGTCTCAGCCTCCGCTTTTGGGGTGATTTCGTTTGCTTTCGGCGACGTGGGGCTGAGAGCCGTGAGCCCCCAGGGCGAACCCCCAGCACTCAGCCCAGCACCCCGACCCCAGCGCCCCGACCCCAACCCAGCACCccgacccccagcaccccgacCCCCAAAAAACCGCCGCGCCTCgcgtttctctccccccccttAGGAAAAACCCCACAAGTGTAACCAGTGCGGCAAAGCCTTCAACCGCAGCTCGACCCTGAACACCCACACGCGGATACACGCCGGCTACAAACCTTTTGTCTGTGAATTTTGTGGCAAAGGATTTCACCAGAAAGGTACCGGCCGCCGGCCCCCTCGCCCTTTGCTCCCTCCCGGCCGGCCGGGAGCAAGCGGCGGGACAGTTTTCGGCGGGGAGAGGGTGGGAAGAGCATTTGGCTTTTAATTCCCTTTAGCAGAGACGTGGGTTGATCGGGACGCATCGCTAGCCTTTTCCCCGTGGCCTCGGAGCAGGGAAGAGGGTAGTTTTTGGGGAGCGGGGGGCAGCAGCGCGGGGCATCCTCGGGCAGCTccgctccctgccctgcccggcagCGGCAGCCCTCGGGGCTCCTCGCCGAGCTATCGGGAAAGCTAAAGccgttttttttttggttgttatttgtgattatttctttatttcgCCCTTGATGCCATTTTGGTTTATTCGCTAATTCCCTCCGTGTCTGTAAAAGGagcggggaggaggggaagggggcggcTGTTCGCTCAGAGACTCGCCGGCATTTTCTGCTGAAGCCGGGCGCTGGGGATGGGATAGGGctgcttttttggttttctctttttttttttttttgtccctttttttttttcctcctcttcgCAGCGTCCAGTTCTCAGCACCGGCTCCCTTTTGCCCTTCTTGTCTCGCTCCGCAGGCAATTACAAAAACCACAAGCTGACCCACAGCGGCGAGAAGCAGTTCAAGTGCAATATCTGCAACAAGGCTTTCCACCAGGTGTACAACCTCACCTTCCACATGCACACCCACAACGACAAGAAACCCTTCACGTGTCCCACCTGCGGCAAAGGCTTCTGCAGGAACTTTGACCTCAAGAAGCACGTCCGAAAGCTGCACGACAGCGCCCTGGGactgccccggccccccgccgaGCTGGGGGGCCCCgacccgccgccccctcccgggccgctgctgcagccctaagggccccgcgcccgcccctTTGCATGCACCTGTTAAGCGGTTTTTGTGTATTATTGCTCTATATCGCCACTGTTTTACGGGACTGGTtggttcctcttttttttttttttttaaagacttttttttttgttgttgttgtcgttgttgcATCTCAGGTGGAGAGATggtttaaaaagagaaaaagaaaagcgcCAAGCCAATTTCTGCGGTATTTATTTGGGATCTGTATTAACCGAGCCGGGAATGCTGCACCACTTTAATTATTTCgatgtatatatatttccagtATGTTGCTCCTGCCCCGTCTCCGCTGCCTGCCGGTTATCCCCCCCCTTCTTggtttcctcctctccctctcccccctgAATATCGTATCTATATGGACAGAGCGGGTTCGCTGTGTACGGATTTGAAATTTCGGTTTGACTCTTGCacgtgagaaaaaaaaaaaaaaaaagaaaatgaaaaaaaaatagaatttcttGACGTGGTGGCAATAAATCCTTGCACCCGAGCGCACTCGGCAGCGGAGAGCGCAGTGCGGGGGCCAGGTCCCCGAGTGCTGTtcccccctgctgccctgccaaaACACTGAAACAACCGCTAAAGGCTTTAATTAAGAGGGGTAATTAGTTCGGATTGATCAAAGCCAGGTTGTTATGTTATTAGCTGCTCAGCGGACTCTGCCAAGCCGAGTCCTGAAAGCGGAGCCCGCCCGTCAGAGGCAGGAGGGGGTGACTGGGTTTGTGGTCCCCTCGGGATGGGGGGCGAGAAGGGCACGGAAAATGGATGCTCCCCAGGACGAGCATCAGCATGGAGGGTTTGGGGGCCCGAGGACAGCGGTGGGTGGTCTCATCGGGGGTCCCTGGGGCGCCCTCCCCATGGGGGCTGCCTCGGGATCCTGCTCTTGCCTCGGGTGTGCAGCACCCTCAGCCCTGTACAGGTTTTGGCTGtaggggaaggagcaggatgAGGTGGTTGTGAGCACCCCTCAAGCGTTAAATCCAGGAGGGAAGGGTGGGGGGACCCTCTTGCACCCCCCTCTCTGGGCTGCCCCTTGCTTTGCAAGTGTTTGTGTTTGCAGCCCGTGGGTCCAACTGTCCGGTTCAGGCCAGCGGCACCCATCTGCCTGTGTGGGTTTGAAGGAGGCTGAGATGGGGGGTGAGCCTTCCTCCTTTCACCGACCTCGGATTACTGAAGTAACCCTCCCAGTACAGGGCTGTACCCGTGAAAAAGCTGAGTGAGTGCTCAGATCCACAGGTCAGACAgatccccacagcaccccaatCTGGTGAAGCTGGGGAGACCCGAGGGGGTGCACTGGAGCCCCAGCTCTTGGTCTGTTTCCTTCTGAGCTCCTGGGGAAACGAGGCCAGAGTGAAGCTTGTGTGACCAGGTCAGGCGTGGTGGTGACTTGGGCAGAGGGACATCGGTGCGGCCTACCGCGGCCAACTGGCCTTGTGGTGTGTTAGGGCAAAGCCTTTCCCGGGAAAGGTGGCAGACCTGCTTCAGGGGTGGCCTTGGGGGTGGCAACAGCCTACCCGTGCTGAGGGTGCCCTTGTGGCTGCTCCCTGACATGGCCCCATGGCCCGGCCCACATCCATGGGGCAGGTCCAGAGGCCTCAGGGCAACGAGACTGAGACTCGGGGGAACCCGGGTACTCCCAGGGCTCCTCCACTCTGCCCAGCTCTGGCTTttgctgctggaggaaaggaagggatgGAGGATCGGCAAAGGCAAGGGCGGTCTGGGGACTGCCACATCCAGCTCTGCCCCAGTCATGTCTCTTCACAGCGAATTCACAAGGATTGTGTGTGTTCCAGTGGGGACAAATTCCTTCCAAAACAGCTGAGTGACTGCGACACCGCTGGTTCCTCTTCCTTCCGTGGTTGCCAAGGCAAACTTCTGCAGTGTGCAGTGAGAGGTAAGGTGTCCCGAAGGTCCCACTGAAATTACGTGGGTGTGCCGTTTCTGTGAGCCTCTGCTTG comes from Anser cygnoides isolate HZ-2024a breed goose chromosome 1, Taihu_goose_T2T_genome, whole genome shotgun sequence and encodes:
- the FEZF1 gene encoding fez family zinc finger protein 1; this translates as MDNSGHHTATKILATPPARESLSARSTMISTPKPLAFSIERIMARTPEPRSIPVPQLLHGSAAKGDPKHPLHLNSSIPCMIPFVPVAYDPLPKAAVAGADPRKAHLDSSSSPSFSCGDLLNCALSLKGDFPRDALPLQQYKLVRPRVVNHSSFHAMGALCYFNRGDSPCHPSSGVNIHPVASYFLSSPLHPQPKAYLAERNKLVLPAADKFPAGAAFKDLSQAQLQHYMKESAQILSEKIAYKTSDFSRGSPSSKPKVFTCEVCGKVFNAHYNLTRHMPVHTGARPFVCKVCGKGFRQASTLCRHKIIHTQEKPHKCNQCGKAFNRSSTLNTHTRIHAGYKPFVCEFCGKGFHQKGNYKNHKLTHSGEKQFKCNICNKAFHQVYNLTFHMHTHNDKKPFTCPTCGKGFCRNFDLKKHVRKLHDSALGLPRPPAELGGPDPPPPPGPLLQP